GCTTTATTCTCGACGGTATCGACGAAGAACTGTTTATTCAGGACGTAGAAGGCTTGCCATCGGGCTGTAAGAATTGGGATTATACCAACCCGCAAACGCTATTTGAAACGCTCTATGAATCGGGCGTTTTAGACGACGAATACAAGTATAACGTTCTGATGGCGTTCCTTGAAGTCCGTTGTTATGACGACTTCGAAAATCTCGTGTCTTCCCACGGCTCGCGTTGGAATGATGATATCAATTTGTATAAAGGCTACGATTGGGACGATTACGGGCGTGAAATGTTTTCGTGTTCCGGTTATGACCGAGAGATACCCGAACACCTGCAAGACTTTTTCGACTTTGAAGCATACGGAAAGTATCTCGGCGACTACACCGTACAAGAATACAGCGAAGGCTTAATTGAAATCTATTAAAAACAAGGAGATAAAAACAATGAAAACAACCAACGAACAAAAGAAAATCGAAGCACTCGAAAGGATGAGAACTCTCAAACTCTATCCGAACATTATCAAAGAATTTGAGAAAGAGAACGTCGTCAAT
The genomic region above belongs to Clostridia bacterium and contains:
- a CDS encoding antirestriction protein ArdA, whose product is MDGNIKIVIGSWGSYNECNERALGSKWLDLSDYNDWEQITDELKEEGFILDGIDEELFIQDVEGLPSGCKNWDYTNPQTLFETLYESGVLDDEYKYNVLMAFLEVRCYDDFENLVSSHGSRWNDDINLYKGYDWDDYGREMFSCSGYDREIPEHLQDFFDFEAYGKYLGDYTVQEYSEGLIEIY